ATTGTTGGTTCCAGCGGGGCCGGAAAGTCGACTTTAATAAAATTACTGACCCGTGAGGAAATCCAAACTTCCGGCAAAATCATTGTCGGTGGCGTTGATTACGATACCATCCCAGCTCGCAACATCCCGCACTTGCGCCGCCGCATTGGCGTAGTCTTCCAAGATTTTAAACTGTTACCCGCCCGCAACGTTTTTGAAAACGTGGCCTTTGCTTTGGAAGTTGGCGGGGTCCGCAACCGCGAAATTAAACGTGCCGTGCCCAAGGTCCTGCAACTAGTCGGGTTAACTTCAAAGCGCGACAATTTCCCTAAGGAACTCTCCGGCGGAGAGCGCCAGCGGACTGCCATCGCCCGGGCCTTAGTTAGACAACCCAAGATCTTAATTGCCGATGAACCAACTGGCAACCTTGATCCCAAAAACGCCTGGGAAATCATCGAGCTCCTTATAAAAATCAACAAGTTTGGAACTACTGTTTTACTCA
Above is a window of Candidatus Saccharimonadales bacterium DNA encoding:
- the ftsE gene encoding cell division ATP-binding protein FtsE, coding for MILFDRVTKVYANNSVALSGLNLHIQPKEFVTIVGSSGAGKSTLIKLLTREEIQTSGKIIVGGVDYDTIPARNIPHLRRRIGVVFQDFKLLPARNVFENVAFALEVGGVRNREIKRAVPKVLQLVGLTSKRDNFPKELSGGERQRTAIARALVRQPKILIADEPTGNLDPKNAWEIIELLIKINKFGTTVLLTTHNKEIVNALKRRVITINRGRIIKDEQQGRYAL